From Nasonia vitripennis strain AsymCx chromosome 1 unlocalized genomic scaffold, Nvit_psr_1.1 chr1_random0008, whole genome shotgun sequence, a single genomic window includes:
- the LOC116417770 gene encoding uncharacterized protein LOC116417770, with protein MNEVDTATTIDCMQLKLLLLSRSKQESGDGPVLTTKLILNVRTNICTKGKCKLYNNGKHQRISNYNYNKMINAYTNINDRLDNLTNEIINEWAYKTKDEKTNIKFIKFVKATANELEVKKDSSIEKYKPIETVFTRIDEMAEENSNKARKKEATSAPGQKITESAKHRMTYGDINYLGSNKAFFYFDRGIRDCKCDSSNQHNEMFPHYRETCAVGLTCPARLSTTERMSYIREKTQQQIDL; from the exons ATGAATGAGGTAGACACCGCTACAACAATAGATTGCatgcaattaaaattattgcttTTATCGAGATCCAAACAAGAATCCGGAGATGGCCCAGTACTGACtactaaattaatattaaatgtcAGAACTAACATTTGCACGAAGGGCAAAtgtaaattatataataatggCAAACATCAACGGATTTCCAACTACAATTACAACAAAATGATAAATGCATACACAAATATTAACGACCGTCTAGACAATCTaacaaatgaaataataaatgaatgggcctataaaactaaagatgaaaaaacaaatatcaaattcataaaattcgTCAAAGCAACAGCCAATGAATTGGAAGTCAAAAAAGACTCaagcattgaaaaatataaaccaaTAGAAACAGTCTTCACCAGGATTGACGAAATGGCCGAAGAAAACAGCAATAAAGCTAGGAAAAAGGAAGCGACATCTGCACCAGGACAGAAGATCACAGAATCAGCTAAACACAGAATGACTTATGGCGATATCAACTATCTAGGATCTAACAAGGCATTTTTCTACTTTGATAGAGGTATAAGAG ACTGTAAATGTGATTCATCAAATCAGCATAATGAGATGTTTCCACACTACCGAGAAACCTGTGCCGTTGGGCTTACGTGCCCTGCAAGGCTCAGCACAACAGAAAGGATGTCTTACATAAGAGAAAAAACGCAACAACAGATAGATTTATGA